From a region of the Helianthus annuus cultivar XRQ/B chromosome 5, HanXRQr2.0-SUNRISE, whole genome shotgun sequence genome:
- the LOC110941259 gene encoding CBL-interacting serine/threonine-protein kinase 1 isoform X1 yields the protein MVLVARRKSTGDDGMQLQLGKYEIGRTLGEGNFGKVKYAKDIQTGHPFAVKILEKTRIKNLNFSDQIKREIATLKILKHPNVVRLHEVLASKTKIYMILEYVNGGELFDTIASKGKLSESDGRKLFQQLIDGVTYCHDKGVYHRDLKLENVLVDAKGSIKISDFGLSALPQHLRDDGLLHTTCGSPNYVAPEILSNRGYDGATSDTWSCGVILYVILTGYLPFDDRNLAVLYQKIFKGDVQMPKWLPSGAKNLIKRILDPNPKTRITMSDIKADEWFKQDYVPAIIGDEDEEDVLIDDEVLSIHEAPTDSEKDPESPISINAFELIGMSSSLDLSGFFEKEDVSERKVRFTSTYSPRKLLEKIEDTVSQMGFGVQKKNGKLKVVQDHKARRKSCNLSVTAEVFEINPSLYVVELRKNNGECSEYRQLCDKVFKDFGVSRSQEHLAAKLLEAS from the exons ATGGTATTAGTCGCAAGAAGAAAGAGCACCGGAGACGACGGAATGCAACTGCAATTGGGTAAATACGAGATCGGAAGAACACTCGGTGAAGGCAATTTCGGCAAAGTTAAGTACGCTAAAGACATCCAAACCGGACACCCGTTTGCCGTCAAGATCCTCGAAAAAACCCGGATCAAGAACCTTAATTTCTCAgatcag ATAAAGAGGGAGATTGCTACATTAAAGATCTTGAAGCATCCTAATGTTGTTAGATTACATGAG GTATTGGCAAGCAAAACCAAGATTTATATGATTCTTGAATATGTCAATGGAGGTGAATTATTTGATACGATT GCATCGAAAGGTAAGCTATCCGAATCGGATGGCAGaaagttgtttcaacaactgatTGATGGGGTCACTTATTGTCATGATAAAGGAGTCTACCATCGCGACCTTAAG CTAGAAAATGTTCTTGTTGATGCTAAAGGAAGCATCAAGATATCAGATTTTGGCCTTAGTGCCCTACCCCAGCATTTAAGG GATGACGGGCTACTGCATACAACGTGTGGGAGTCCTAACTATGTTGCTCCTGAGATTCTTTCCAACAGAGGGTATGACGGCGCAACATCTGATACTTGGTCATGTGGGGTCATCTTATACGTTATCCTTACAGGGTATCTACCATTTGATGATAGAAATCTTGCAGTTCTCTATCAAAAG ATTTTTAAAGGGGATGTGCAGATGCCCAAATGGTTACCTTCAGGAGCAAAGAATTTGATAAAGAGAATTCTCGATCCTAACCCTAAAACAAGGATAACAATGTCAGATATCAAAGCAGACGAATGGTTCAAACAGGATTATGTTCCGGCAATTATTGGCGATGAAGACGAGGAAGATGTACTTATTGATGATGAAGTTTTATCCATACACGAGGCG CCAACGGATTCAGAAAAAGATCCAGAATCACCTATTTCAATTAATGCTTTTGAACTCATTGGGATGTCATCAAGCTTGGATCTTTCTGGGTTCTTCGAGAAAGAG GATGTATCTGAGAGAAAGGTGAGATTTACATCCACATATTCTCCAAGAAAATTGCTCGAAAAGATCGAGGATACGGTATCACAGATGGGATTTGgagttcaaaagaaaaacggaaag TTGAAGGTGGTACAAGATCACAAAGCCCGGAGGAAGTCTTGTAATTTATCCGTTACAGCAGAA GTTTTTGAAATCAACCCGTCATTGTATGTAGTTGAATTAAGAAAAAACAACGGCGAATGTAGTGAATATAGACAG CTATGTGACAAGGTGTTTAAGGATTTCGGGGTGTCAAGAAGTCAAGAGCATTTGGCAGCAAAGTTGCTAGAAGCTTCATAG
- the LOC110941259 gene encoding CBL-interacting serine/threonine-protein kinase 1 isoform X2, which translates to MVLVARRKSTGDDGMQLQLGKYEIGRTLGEGNFGKVKYAKDIQTGHPFAVKILEKTRIKNLNFSDQIKREIATLKILKHPNVVRLHEVLASKTKIYMILEYVNGGELFDTIASKGKLSESDGRKLFQQLIDGVTYCHDKGVYHRDLKLENVLVDAKGSIKISDFGLSALPQHLRDDGLLHTTCGSPNYVAPEILSNRGYDGATSDTWSCGVILYVILTGYLPFDDRNLAVLYQKIFKGDVQMPKWLPSGAKNLIKRILDPNPKTRITMSDIKADEWFKQDYVPAIIGDEDEEDVLIDDEVLSIHEPTDSEKDPESPISINAFELIGMSSSLDLSGFFEKEDVSERKVRFTSTYSPRKLLEKIEDTVSQMGFGVQKKNGKLKVVQDHKARRKSCNLSVTAEVFEINPSLYVVELRKNNGECSEYRQLCDKVFKDFGVSRSQEHLAAKLLEAS; encoded by the exons ATGGTATTAGTCGCAAGAAGAAAGAGCACCGGAGACGACGGAATGCAACTGCAATTGGGTAAATACGAGATCGGAAGAACACTCGGTGAAGGCAATTTCGGCAAAGTTAAGTACGCTAAAGACATCCAAACCGGACACCCGTTTGCCGTCAAGATCCTCGAAAAAACCCGGATCAAGAACCTTAATTTCTCAgatcag ATAAAGAGGGAGATTGCTACATTAAAGATCTTGAAGCATCCTAATGTTGTTAGATTACATGAG GTATTGGCAAGCAAAACCAAGATTTATATGATTCTTGAATATGTCAATGGAGGTGAATTATTTGATACGATT GCATCGAAAGGTAAGCTATCCGAATCGGATGGCAGaaagttgtttcaacaactgatTGATGGGGTCACTTATTGTCATGATAAAGGAGTCTACCATCGCGACCTTAAG CTAGAAAATGTTCTTGTTGATGCTAAAGGAAGCATCAAGATATCAGATTTTGGCCTTAGTGCCCTACCCCAGCATTTAAGG GATGACGGGCTACTGCATACAACGTGTGGGAGTCCTAACTATGTTGCTCCTGAGATTCTTTCCAACAGAGGGTATGACGGCGCAACATCTGATACTTGGTCATGTGGGGTCATCTTATACGTTATCCTTACAGGGTATCTACCATTTGATGATAGAAATCTTGCAGTTCTCTATCAAAAG ATTTTTAAAGGGGATGTGCAGATGCCCAAATGGTTACCTTCAGGAGCAAAGAATTTGATAAAGAGAATTCTCGATCCTAACCCTAAAACAAGGATAACAATGTCAGATATCAAAGCAGACGAATGGTTCAAACAGGATTATGTTCCGGCAATTATTGGCGATGAAGACGAGGAAGATGTACTTATTGATGATGAAGTTTTATCCATACACGAG CCAACGGATTCAGAAAAAGATCCAGAATCACCTATTTCAATTAATGCTTTTGAACTCATTGGGATGTCATCAAGCTTGGATCTTTCTGGGTTCTTCGAGAAAGAG GATGTATCTGAGAGAAAGGTGAGATTTACATCCACATATTCTCCAAGAAAATTGCTCGAAAAGATCGAGGATACGGTATCACAGATGGGATTTGgagttcaaaagaaaaacggaaag TTGAAGGTGGTACAAGATCACAAAGCCCGGAGGAAGTCTTGTAATTTATCCGTTACAGCAGAA GTTTTTGAAATCAACCCGTCATTGTATGTAGTTGAATTAAGAAAAAACAACGGCGAATGTAGTGAATATAGACAG CTATGTGACAAGGTGTTTAAGGATTTCGGGGTGTCAAGAAGTCAAGAGCATTTGGCAGCAAAGTTGCTAGAAGCTTCATAG
- the LOC118492154 gene encoding protein FAR-RED IMPAIRED RESPONSE 1-like: MDVQRFNHRKNDHISRYTEPADWSQTTLEKDAAKIYTRSIFFDQQLEIHGTISECLPMDTKVEGPRIRILLKDFKAHGDGLLEVWFKNLENDVTAQCSCLRFEQYGLLCKHIYFLFKMFGVKEIPNKYVMKRWTKDVVPNELNVKYNLNVGGKDVHQRAKRIAREIIHTGEYLVSNLISDFDQLVLVRDQMMQLKGRVDQRKKKMKGVQIEDGVRDKDNEGKDDEEEDDFEDYINDDGSEEED; the protein is encoded by the exons ATGGATGTTCAAAGGTTCAATCATAGGAAaaatgatcatatttcaagatatactgagccagctgattggagtcaaactacattggaaaaagatgctgctaagatCTACACCAGGTCTATATTTTTTGATCAGCAATTAGAGATACATGGAACAATTTCCGAATGTTTGCCGATGGACACCAAAGTTGAAGGTCCACGTATCAGAATATTGTTGAAGGATTTTAAAGCACATGGAGATGGTTTATTGGAg gtgtggttcaagaatctcgagaatgatgtaactgcacagtgtagctgtttgcgttttgagcagtatgggctgctatgcaaacacatatattttcttttcaagatgtttggtgttaaagaaataccaaacaaatatgttatgaAGAGATGGACGAAGGATGTTGTGCCGAATGAGTTAAATGTTAAGTACAATCTAAATGTGGGGGGCAAGGATGTGCATCAGAGGGCTAAACggattgctcgtgaaatcatccacacaggggagtatttggttagtAATTTGATTTCCGACTTTGATCAACTTGTCttagtgagggatcaaatgatgcagcttaaagGGAGAGTTGATCAGA ggaaaaagaagatgaagggtgtCCAGATTGAAGATGGTGTGAGAGACAAAGACAACGAGGGTAAAGACGACGAAGAGGAAGATGACTTTGAAGATTACATCAATGATGatggatctgaagaagaagatTAG